The Mobula birostris isolate sMobBir1 chromosome 11, sMobBir1.hap1, whole genome shotgun sequence genome has a segment encoding these proteins:
- the LOC140205421 gene encoding germ cell-specific gene 1-like protein, which translates to MNRDTLSLLLNFVAVSLSATALITTYWCVGTQKVPKPACTPVRTTDCTPSPSADTNSSFGDSEYSWETGDDRFTFRAFHTGIWTSCQENITGTGEQCRSFIDLTPITQQGILWLSLVSEVLYIVLLSISFLLMGLEMCFPRNSSCGLKLNAFAAVFSVLSGLLGMIAHMMYTQVFQVTVSQGPKDWIPHRWDFGWSFYLAWLSFTFCMASSVTALNIYTKTVLEFHQSLKISKQRLKQRPGGLSYFSSRSNQSASIFTNLAPGLLVRAGSVDEPDSVETLGEERC; encoded by the exons ATGAATCGCGACACACTCTCCCTCCTGCTGAACTTCGTGGCGGTGAGCCTGTCGGCCACCGCTCTCATCACCACCTACTGGTGCGTAGGCACGCAGAAGGTGCCGAAGCCAGCCTGCACTCCGGTCAGGACGACAGACTGTACCCCCAGCCCCAGCGCCGACACCAACAGCAGCTTCGGTGACAGCGAGTACAGCTGGGAGACGGGGGACGACCGCTTCACCTTCCGGGCCTTCCACACTGGCATCTGGACCTCCTGCCAGGAGAACATCACTGGCACAG GGGAGCAGTGCCGGAGTTTCATTGACTTGACTCCCATCACACAGCAAG GTATACTGTGGCTCTCGCTGGTCTCCGAAGTTCTCTACATCGTTTTGCTGTCCATTAGTTTCCTGTTGATGGGTTTGGAGATGTGCTTCCCTCGAAATTCCAGCTGCGGACTCAAGCTCAATGCATTTGCAGCCGTCTTCTCGGTGCTGTCAG GCCTGCTGGGGATGATAGCCCACATGATGTACACGCAGGTTTTCCAAGTAACAGTCAGCCAAGGGCCGAAGGACTGGATACCCCATCGTTGGGACTTCGGCTGGTCCTTCTA CTTGGCCTGGCTCTCCTTCACCTTCTGCATGGCGTCCTCGGTCACGGCTCTGAACATTTACACCAAGACGGTGCTCGAGTTCCACCAGTCGCTGAAGATCTCCAAGCAGAGGCTGAAGCAGCGACCTGGGGGGCTCAGCTATTTCTCCAGCCGTTCCAACCAGTCCGCCTCCATCTTCACTAACCTGGCCCCCGGTCTCCTGGTAAGGGCCGGGTCGGTGGACGAGCCCGACTCAGTAGAGACCCTGGGGGAGGAGCGCTGCTAA